One Amycolatopsis sp. NBC_00355 genomic window carries:
- a CDS encoding haloacid dehalogenase type II, whose protein sequence is MLCVFDVNETLLDLAALDETIGSPELRREWFGLAIHTVLTVTASGGYRDFAGIAGQAAAEIAARHGRELTPGQLTAIGEGLRSLPAHPDVAEGLTKLRKAGHDVVALTNSPLATAEAQLQNSGLAPLLDRIFSAEQAGRLKPAPEPYRQVLDAYALQPRDAVMIAAHDWDIAGAQAAGMQTALLTRPGVRPLPGSPAPTYTASTLPELADLLG, encoded by the coding sequence ATGCTGTGCGTCTTCGACGTCAACGAGACCCTGCTCGACCTCGCCGCGCTCGACGAGACCATCGGCAGCCCCGAACTACGGCGCGAGTGGTTCGGGCTGGCCATCCACACGGTGCTGACGGTGACGGCGTCAGGCGGCTACCGCGACTTCGCGGGCATCGCCGGCCAAGCAGCCGCGGAGATCGCCGCCCGCCACGGCCGCGAGCTGACACCGGGCCAACTCACCGCGATCGGCGAGGGTCTGCGCTCCCTCCCGGCCCACCCGGACGTCGCGGAAGGCCTGACCAAGCTGCGCAAAGCAGGCCACGACGTCGTCGCACTGACGAACTCCCCACTAGCCACGGCCGAGGCCCAGCTGCAGAACTCCGGCCTGGCCCCACTGCTCGACCGGATCTTCTCGGCCGAGCAGGCAGGCCGCCTCAAACCGGCACCAGAGCCCTACCGGCAGGTCCTCGACGCGTACGCGCTACAGCCGCGCGACGCGGTGATGATCGCCGCCCACGACTGGGACATCGCGGGCGCCCAGGCAGCGGGCATGCAGACGGCATTGCTGACCCGCCCCGGCGTCCGCCCACTGCCGGGCTCGCCCGCGCCGACTTACACGGCGTCGAC
- a CDS encoding TetR/AcrR family transcriptional regulator, translating to MSHAMGGKYHHGDLRGELVRVSLDLIAEHGLAGFSVAQVAKRAQVSPGAPYRHFATRESLLAEVACHVACQLAERVTEAAAAHDDPVDALAAAAGAYTRYLIERRAGMNVIYADGLQGPDHAELHEQTRRLTDQFLMLCLTVAPDPGTALELMEQLFTQAHGYGTFQLDGIFVKHGYSVDQVVAKSTEAARIAITGRTVG from the coding sequence GTGAGCCACGCCATGGGCGGCAAGTACCACCACGGTGACCTGCGAGGAGAGCTCGTGCGCGTCTCCCTGGACCTGATCGCCGAGCACGGCCTGGCCGGGTTCTCGGTGGCCCAGGTGGCCAAGCGCGCCCAGGTCAGTCCCGGCGCGCCCTACCGCCACTTCGCGACGCGGGAGAGCCTGCTGGCCGAGGTCGCGTGCCACGTCGCCTGCCAGCTCGCCGAGCGCGTCACGGAAGCGGCCGCCGCCCACGACGACCCGGTGGACGCCCTGGCCGCGGCGGCCGGCGCCTACACGCGCTACCTGATCGAGCGGCGGGCCGGGATGAACGTCATCTACGCCGACGGCCTGCAGGGCCCGGACCACGCGGAGCTGCACGAGCAGACCCGGCGGCTGACCGACCAGTTCCTGATGCTGTGCCTGACGGTCGCCCCGGACCCGGGCACGGCGCTGGAGCTGATGGAGCAGCTGTTCACCCAGGCCCACGGCTACGGCACGTTCCAGCTGGACGGCATCTTCGTGAAGCACGGGTATTCGGTGGACCAGGTCGTGGCGAAGTCCACGGAGGCCGCGCGGATCGCGATCACGGGCCGGACCGTCGGCTAG
- a CDS encoding NAD(P)-dependent alcohol dehydrogenase, producing the protein MSTTTHAIAAPAPGAPLAPTTIERRDLRPNDVLIDIAFAGICHSDIHQAKEDWGQAIFPMVPGHEIAGVVAAVGSDVTKYQVGDRVGVGCMVDSCGECEYCRAGTEQFCVKGNIQTYNGVGFDGENTYGGYSNQIVVKDAFVCGIPEGIDLDVAAPLLCAGITTYSPLHHWGAGPGKKVAVIGLGGLGHMGVKIAAAMGAEVTVLSQSLKKQEDGLKLGATDYYATSDESTFDVLKGKFDVILNTVSAKLPIDAYLGLLKVGGAMVNVGAPGEPLNYNAFSLLGGNKVLAGSMIGGIAETQEMLDFCAEHHIGAEIEVISADKVNEAYERVENSDVRYRFVIDAATIGA; encoded by the coding sequence ATGAGCACGACCACGCACGCCATCGCCGCACCGGCGCCGGGCGCGCCGCTCGCGCCGACCACGATCGAGCGCCGTGACCTGCGTCCGAACGACGTCCTGATCGACATCGCCTTCGCCGGCATCTGCCACAGCGACATCCACCAGGCGAAGGAAGACTGGGGCCAGGCGATCTTCCCGATGGTCCCGGGCCACGAGATCGCCGGTGTGGTCGCCGCGGTCGGTTCGGACGTCACCAAGTACCAGGTCGGCGACCGCGTGGGCGTCGGCTGCATGGTCGACTCCTGCGGCGAGTGCGAGTACTGCCGGGCCGGCACCGAGCAGTTCTGCGTCAAGGGCAACATCCAGACGTACAACGGCGTCGGCTTCGACGGCGAGAACACCTACGGCGGCTACAGCAACCAGATCGTCGTGAAGGACGCCTTCGTCTGCGGCATCCCGGAAGGCATCGACCTCGACGTCGCCGCGCCGCTGCTGTGCGCCGGCATCACCACCTACTCCCCGCTGCACCACTGGGGCGCCGGCCCCGGCAAGAAGGTCGCCGTGATCGGCCTCGGCGGGCTCGGGCACATGGGCGTCAAGATCGCCGCCGCGATGGGCGCCGAGGTGACCGTGCTGAGCCAGAGCCTCAAGAAGCAGGAGGACGGCCTCAAGCTCGGCGCGACCGACTACTACGCGACCAGTGACGAGTCGACGTTCGACGTCCTCAAGGGCAAGTTCGACGTCATCCTCAACACCGTGTCGGCGAAGCTGCCGATCGACGCCTACCTCGGCCTGCTGAAGGTCGGCGGCGCGATGGTCAACGTCGGCGCACCCGGCGAGCCGCTGAACTACAACGCCTTCTCGCTGCTGGGCGGCAACAAGGTGCTGGCCGGGTCGATGATCGGCGGCATCGCCGAGACCCAGGAGATGCTCGACTTCTGCGCCGAGCACCACATCGGTGCCGAGATCGAGGTCATCTCGGCCGACAAGGTCAACGAGGCCTACGAGCGCGTCGAGAACTCCGACGTGCGCTACCGGTTCGTCATCGACGCGGCCACCATCGGCGCGTGA
- the purU gene encoding formyltetrahydrofolate deformylase, with amino-acid sequence MTAPERRYVITFGCPDRTGIIARISGFLAEHGGWIVEAAYHTDPDTGWFFTRQVVRADSLPFDATGLRARFAEVAADLSAESSWQVSDTGERRRAVVLVSKAGHCLYDLLGRVASGELDVDVSAVIGNHESLADITRAHGIPFHHVPFPAGGKAEAFEEVRKLVDEHDPHAVVLARFMQILPAGLCRAWAGRAINIHHSFLPSFIGAKPYHQAHTRGVKLVGATCHYVTADLDAGPIIDQDVIRVDHGDSVEDMVRKGRDIEKVTLARGLRWHLENRVLVHGNRTVVF; translated from the coding sequence GTGACCGCTCCCGAACGCCGCTACGTCATCACCTTCGGCTGCCCCGACCGCACCGGCATCATCGCCCGGATCTCCGGGTTCCTCGCCGAACACGGCGGCTGGATCGTCGAAGCGGCCTACCACACCGACCCGGACACGGGCTGGTTCTTCACCCGCCAGGTCGTCCGCGCGGACTCGCTGCCGTTCGACGCGACCGGGCTGCGGGCCCGGTTCGCCGAAGTGGCCGCGGACCTGTCCGCGGAGTCGAGCTGGCAGGTCAGCGACACCGGTGAACGGCGCCGCGCGGTCGTGCTGGTGTCGAAGGCCGGGCACTGCCTGTACGACCTGCTCGGCCGCGTCGCGTCCGGCGAGCTCGACGTCGACGTCTCGGCGGTGATCGGCAACCACGAGTCGCTCGCCGACATCACCCGCGCGCACGGCATCCCGTTCCACCACGTGCCGTTTCCGGCCGGCGGCAAGGCCGAAGCGTTCGAAGAGGTCCGCAAGCTGGTCGACGAGCACGACCCGCACGCGGTGGTGCTGGCCCGGTTCATGCAGATCCTGCCCGCCGGACTGTGCCGCGCTTGGGCCGGCCGGGCGATCAACATCCACCACAGCTTCCTGCCGTCGTTCATCGGCGCGAAGCCGTACCACCAGGCGCACACGCGCGGCGTCAAGCTCGTCGGCGCGACCTGCCACTACGTCACCGCGGACCTCGACGCGGGCCCGATCATCGACCAGGACGTGATCCGCGTGGACCACGGCGACTCGGTCGAGGACATGGTCCGCAAGGGCCGCGACATCGAGAAGGTCACCCTCGCCCGCGGCCTGCGCTGGCACCTGGAGAACCGGGTCCTGGTGCACGGCAACCGCACCGTGGTGTTCTGA
- a CDS encoding maleylpyruvate isomerase family mycothiol-dependent enzyme: protein MEFLEAIDVHADALKRAALTAGPSAPVRNCPKWTVHDLVRHVAWVHCFAVATALNTSAEPAPPDDWDELLGWWDGQRLAMREALSQPPETPARSPFPGVAVSVGDWTRRMAHEAAIHRLDAESALDPRPATKYSPAFAADGVDEYLTFLVPQRSPRYEKAGIIHFTTPGRTWALRLAPGEHARPVPPGTPDAELRGDADDVYRALWGRAHHAEVSGDPALLAPLAAP, encoded by the coding sequence ATGGAGTTCCTGGAGGCGATCGACGTCCACGCCGACGCGCTGAAGCGGGCGGCGCTGACCGCCGGGCCGTCGGCCCCGGTCCGGAACTGTCCGAAGTGGACTGTCCATGACCTGGTGCGGCACGTGGCGTGGGTGCACTGCTTCGCCGTCGCGACGGCGCTGAACACCTCGGCCGAACCGGCCCCGCCCGACGACTGGGACGAGCTGCTCGGCTGGTGGGACGGCCAGCGCCTGGCGATGCGCGAAGCCCTTTCCCAGCCACCGGAGACACCGGCGCGCTCGCCGTTCCCGGGCGTCGCGGTGAGCGTCGGCGACTGGACGCGGCGGATGGCGCACGAAGCCGCGATCCACCGCCTCGACGCGGAATCCGCGCTCGACCCGCGGCCGGCCACGAAGTACTCGCCGGCGTTCGCGGCCGACGGCGTCGACGAGTACCTGACGTTCCTCGTCCCGCAACGCTCGCCGCGCTACGAAAAAGCCGGGATCATCCACTTCACGACACCCGGCCGCACGTGGGCCCTGCGGCTGGCCCCCGGCGAACACGCGCGGCCGGTACCACCGGGCACCCCGGACGCCGAACTGCGCGGCGACGCCGACGACGTCTACCGCGCGCTGTGGGGGCGGGCGCACCACGCCGAGGTCAGCGGGGACCCGGCGCTGCTCGCACCGCTGGCGGCCCCCTGA
- a CDS encoding DedA family protein — MELLGHVTELLRGALGSPWLWVLVFAVSGSDALLPFMPSETTVVTVAVLFGPDPAQLALLAAIAAGGAWTGDCLGYAIGRSAGPRAIARLERGPNGRRRYEWARDQVRRNGGLLIIAARYLPGGRVASALANGSLGYPVARFVLVDAAGAAIWAVYSVLIGLAGGVAFADEPAKGLLLSFGLGLALVLAIEAGRRLRSAHGVPGGDRRPRRRAEAGGADRRAVGPGPELSEVDCP; from the coding sequence GTGGAACTCCTGGGGCACGTCACCGAGCTGCTGCGCGGCGCGCTGGGCTCGCCGTGGCTGTGGGTGCTCGTCTTCGCGGTGTCCGGGTCGGACGCGCTGCTGCCGTTCATGCCGAGCGAGACGACCGTCGTGACCGTCGCCGTCCTGTTCGGGCCGGATCCCGCGCAGCTGGCGCTGCTCGCCGCGATCGCCGCCGGCGGGGCGTGGACGGGTGACTGCCTCGGGTACGCCATCGGGCGCTCGGCCGGGCCGCGGGCGATCGCGCGGCTGGAACGCGGGCCGAACGGACGGCGGCGGTACGAGTGGGCGCGGGACCAGGTGCGGCGCAACGGCGGTCTGCTGATCATCGCCGCCCGCTACCTGCCCGGCGGGCGCGTAGCGAGCGCGCTGGCGAACGGCAGCCTCGGTTACCCGGTGGCCCGGTTCGTGCTGGTGGACGCGGCCGGTGCGGCGATCTGGGCGGTCTACAGCGTGCTGATCGGGCTCGCCGGCGGTGTGGCCTTCGCCGACGAGCCGGCGAAGGGCCTGTTGCTGTCCTTCGGCCTCGGGCTTGCTCTGGTGCTCGCGATCGAAGCCGGGCGGCGGCTACGGTCGGCGCATGGAGTTCCTGGAGGCGATCGACGTCCACGCCGACGCGCTGAAGCGGGCGGCGCTGACCGCCGGGCCGTCGGCCCCGGTCCGGAACTGTCCGAAGTGGACTGTCCATGA
- a CDS encoding class I SAM-dependent methyltransferase produces the protein MAGRRRLSPVGAPTRGTTNPNRLRRVDRWIATALPTTRLLRAAGSPLVVDLGYGASPVTTVELARWLRRVRPDVRVLGLELDAERVAFAQSAAAPPWLAFQRGGFELAGSRPVLVRAFNVLRQYAEHEVAGAWQLMLESMPPEGLLVEGTCDEIGRLSTWVLVSRDGPVSLTLSVRLAGLDRPSTVAERLPKALIHRNVPGERVHDLLSTLDACWAAAAPHQAFGARSRWLETVRLLGSRGWPVLGPPGRIRLGELTVPWAAVAPVAP, from the coding sequence GTGGCTGGCCGACGCCGCCTGAGCCCGGTCGGCGCGCCGACCCGAGGAACGACCAACCCGAACCGCCTGCGCCGGGTCGACCGGTGGATCGCCACCGCGCTCCCGACGACCCGCTTGCTGCGCGCCGCCGGCTCACCCCTGGTCGTCGACCTCGGCTACGGCGCGTCCCCGGTGACCACTGTGGAGCTGGCCCGCTGGCTGCGCCGCGTCCGCCCCGACGTCCGCGTACTGGGCCTGGAACTGGACGCCGAGCGGGTCGCTTTCGCGCAGTCCGCGGCGGCACCGCCGTGGCTTGCGTTCCAGCGCGGCGGGTTCGAGCTGGCCGGTTCGCGCCCGGTCCTGGTCCGGGCGTTCAACGTGCTGCGCCAGTACGCGGAGCACGAGGTCGCGGGCGCGTGGCAGCTGATGCTGGAGTCGATGCCCCCTGAAGGGCTCCTGGTCGAAGGCACGTGCGACGAGATCGGCCGCCTCTCGACGTGGGTCCTGGTGTCCCGCGACGGCCCGGTCTCGCTGACGCTGTCGGTCCGGCTCGCGGGGCTGGACCGGCCGTCGACGGTGGCCGAGCGGCTGCCGAAGGCGCTGATCCACCGCAACGTCCCGGGCGAGCGCGTCCACGACCTGCTGTCCACCCTGGACGCCTGCTGGGCGGCCGCGGCCCCGCACCAGGCGTTCGGCGCCCGGTCCCGCTGGCTGGAAACGGTGCGGCTGCTGGGTTCCCGCGGCTGGCCGGTGCTGGGGCCGCCGGGGCGCATCCGGCTCGGCGAGCTGACCGTGCCGTGGGCCGCCGTCGCCCCGGTCGCCCCCTAG
- a CDS encoding DUF2505 domain-containing protein, giving the protein MGSRIEHRADFSADVAAAYTAVAGEEALRARLEELGGHAAALLSYEVSEKGLRYQLRQGISADKLPQAVRTLHKGDLIVTRTQIWQPSGAEYQGKAAVEVGGVPGEITARTALLADGAKTVLRTSGEVVVRIPLFGAKLESVIAEQVTKLLDREAEFSAKWLADAA; this is encoded by the coding sequence ATGGGATCCCGGATCGAGCACCGTGCTGACTTCTCCGCCGACGTCGCGGCCGCGTACACCGCCGTGGCCGGTGAAGAAGCCCTGCGGGCGCGCCTCGAGGAGCTGGGCGGGCACGCCGCGGCCCTGCTGTCGTACGAGGTCTCCGAGAAGGGCCTGCGCTACCAGCTGCGGCAGGGCATCAGCGCCGACAAGCTGCCGCAGGCCGTCCGGACGCTGCACAAGGGCGACCTGATCGTGACGCGCACGCAGATCTGGCAGCCGTCCGGCGCCGAGTACCAGGGCAAGGCGGCGGTCGAGGTCGGCGGCGTCCCGGGTGAGATCACCGCGCGGACCGCGCTGCTGGCCGACGGCGCCAAGACGGTGCTGCGGACGAGCGGCGAGGTGGTCGTGCGGATCCCGCTGTTCGGCGCGAAGCTGGAGAGCGTGATCGCCGAACAAGTCACGAAGCTGCTGGACCGCGAAGCCGAATTCTCCGCGAAGTGGCTGGCCGACGCCGCCTGA
- a CDS encoding UDP-N-acetylmuramate dehydrogenase has translation MNPARTPALPKLSAYTTLRLGGPARRFVSAATSEDLVAAVREADAAGKPVLLLGGGSNLVVGDAGFAGTVVEVANTGWRRAGAIVDVEAGQNWDAFVAGLVEAGLGGLECLSGIPGSVGATPIQNVGAYGCEVAESIVSLELYDRVTREVRTLKADELGFAYRTSILKGTDTGVVLSVRFEVREDGLSAPVRYAELARTLGVEIGSRVPAADAREAVLGLRRGKGMVLDPADHDTWSAGSFFTNPIVPAADAEAVLARIAESVEGAAPQYPADGGTKLSAAWLIERAGFAKGYPGPGSRVSLSTKHTLALTNRGEATTEDLLALAREVRDGVHERFGVRLHPEPLLINCVI, from the coding sequence GTGAACCCCGCCCGAACTCCCGCACTCCCGAAGCTCTCCGCGTACACCACGCTGCGCCTCGGCGGTCCGGCCCGCCGGTTCGTCAGCGCCGCGACCAGCGAAGATCTCGTCGCCGCGGTCCGCGAGGCCGACGCGGCGGGCAAGCCGGTGCTGCTGCTCGGCGGCGGCTCGAACCTGGTGGTCGGCGACGCGGGTTTCGCGGGCACCGTCGTCGAGGTGGCGAACACCGGCTGGCGGCGTGCCGGCGCGATCGTCGACGTCGAGGCCGGCCAGAACTGGGACGCCTTCGTCGCCGGGCTGGTCGAGGCCGGGCTGGGCGGGCTCGAATGCCTCTCCGGCATCCCCGGCAGCGTCGGTGCGACGCCGATCCAGAACGTCGGCGCGTACGGCTGCGAAGTCGCCGAGTCGATCGTCTCGCTGGAGCTGTACGACCGCGTGACGCGCGAAGTGCGCACGCTCAAGGCCGACGAGCTCGGCTTCGCCTACCGCACCAGCATCCTCAAGGGAACCGACACCGGGGTCGTGCTCTCGGTCCGCTTCGAGGTCCGCGAAGACGGCCTTTCCGCGCCGGTCCGCTACGCCGAACTCGCCCGCACGCTCGGCGTCGAGATCGGCTCGCGCGTCCCGGCGGCCGACGCGCGCGAAGCCGTCCTGGGGCTGCGTCGCGGCAAGGGCATGGTGCTCGACCCGGCCGACCACGACACGTGGAGCGCGGGCTCGTTCTTCACCAACCCGATCGTCCCGGCGGCCGACGCCGAGGCCGTCCTGGCCCGCATCGCGGAGAGCGTCGAGGGTGCCGCCCCGCAGTACCCGGCCGACGGCGGGACCAAGCTGTCCGCGGCCTGGCTGATCGAGCGCGCCGGCTTCGCCAAGGGGTACCCCGGGCCGGGGAGCCGCGTCTCCCTGTCGACCAAGCACACGCTCGCGCTGACCAACCGCGGCGAGGCGACGACGGAGGATCTGCTCGCCCTGGCCCGCGAGGTGCGCGACGGCGTCCACGAGCGCTTCGGCGTCCGCCTGCACCCCGAACCGCTCTTGATCAACTGCGTCATTTGA
- a CDS encoding L,D-transpeptidase → MIERRLVFKAALAAGAAVVVAACSGTNDGTALPTGAANADGEGGGAQPVAKITAEPAADAKDASVLKPVVLKVADGKLTECKVTADGGKDLKGDTSPDGLTWTSSEPLGYGKKYTYAAKATGSDGKPVEFTGTFSTVSPAKQVRATLNPADNAQVGVAMPISVKFASPVKDRAAVEKALSVKTDKTVEGAWGWLSDSQVDYRPKEYWPQNITVNVEAKLYGVELGGGAYGKADVTTKFKIGRNQVVKVNTPEHQMHVYRGGAQVKSYPCANGLDAEVDRNTPNGTYIVMSKEPTAVFDNARYGYTNVNKKWACRFSNHGEYIHENQDNAANIGKTNNSHGCVNLLEADAKDYFDSALVGDPVEITGSKLGAPMASDVKDWNYSWSAWQALGAK, encoded by the coding sequence GTGATCGAACGGCGCTTGGTCTTCAAGGCGGCTCTCGCGGCGGGGGCCGCTGTGGTCGTCGCGGCGTGTTCGGGCACGAACGACGGCACCGCGCTGCCCACCGGGGCGGCGAACGCCGACGGCGAGGGCGGCGGCGCGCAGCCGGTGGCGAAGATCACGGCCGAGCCGGCCGCCGACGCCAAGGACGCCTCGGTCCTCAAGCCCGTCGTGCTCAAGGTCGCCGACGGCAAGCTCACCGAGTGCAAGGTCACCGCCGACGGCGGCAAGGACCTCAAGGGTGACACCTCGCCCGACGGCCTCACCTGGACCAGCTCCGAGCCGCTCGGCTACGGCAAGAAGTACACCTACGCGGCCAAGGCCACCGGCAGCGACGGCAAGCCGGTCGAGTTCACCGGCACGTTCAGCACGGTCAGTCCGGCGAAGCAGGTCCGCGCCACGCTCAACCCGGCCGACAACGCCCAGGTCGGCGTGGCCATGCCGATCAGCGTCAAGTTCGCGTCGCCGGTCAAGGACCGCGCGGCCGTCGAGAAGGCCCTGTCCGTGAAGACGGACAAGACCGTCGAAGGCGCCTGGGGCTGGCTGTCCGACAGCCAGGTCGACTACCGGCCCAAGGAGTACTGGCCGCAGAACATCACGGTGAACGTCGAGGCGAAGCTGTACGGCGTCGAGCTGGGCGGCGGCGCGTACGGCAAGGCCGACGTCACCACGAAGTTCAAGATCGGCCGCAACCAGGTGGTCAAGGTCAACACCCCCGAGCACCAGATGCACGTCTACCGCGGTGGTGCGCAGGTCAAGAGCTACCCGTGCGCGAACGGGCTGGACGCCGAGGTCGACCGCAACACCCCGAACGGCACCTACATCGTGATGAGCAAGGAGCCGACGGCGGTCTTCGACAACGCCCGCTACGGCTACACGAACGTCAACAAGAAGTGGGCCTGCCGGTTCTCCAACCACGGCGAGTACATCCACGAGAACCAGGACAACGCGGCCAACATCGGGAAGACCAACAACTCCCACGGCTGCGTCAACCTGCTCGAGGCCGACGCCAAGGACTACTTCGACTCCGCACTGGTCGGCGACCCGGTCGAGATCACCGGCTCCAAGCTGGGCGCGCCGATGGCCTCGGACGTCAAGGACTGGAACTACTCCTGGTCGGCTTGGCAGGCGCTGGGCGCCAAGTAG
- a CDS encoding alpha/beta fold hydrolase, with the protein MRTEVVGHGGTRLGLRVEGAENSRPIVFVHGWAQSSGCWAAQLADPALTERFRLVAMDLRGHGASDVPATGYDDPVVWADDLAAVLDFAGPGAIVVAWSYGGLVLTDHIRVHGTARLRGLVLVGAITEIGPDRPGGTIGSLMREHMRAMLSDDPDIALPALTAFSRDMVTRPIPGTQAQALLGASLSVPPAVRSALFRRNIGSEEVLATVDKPALVLHGSSDRVIDAAAMKYAVGKIPGATGRWFLGGGHAPFAETADEFDAVLRQFAEEC; encoded by the coding sequence ATGCGGACCGAAGTCGTCGGACACGGCGGGACGCGCCTCGGCCTGCGGGTCGAGGGTGCGGAGAACAGCAGGCCGATCGTGTTCGTGCACGGCTGGGCGCAGTCGTCCGGCTGCTGGGCCGCGCAGCTCGCCGACCCGGCGCTGACCGAGCGGTTCCGCCTGGTCGCGATGGACCTGCGCGGGCACGGCGCGTCCGACGTCCCGGCCACGGGGTACGACGACCCGGTGGTCTGGGCCGACGACCTCGCCGCGGTGCTCGACTTCGCCGGCCCTGGCGCGATCGTCGTCGCCTGGTCCTACGGCGGTCTGGTGCTGACCGACCACATCCGGGTGCACGGCACCGCACGGCTGCGCGGGCTCGTGCTCGTCGGCGCGATCACCGAGATCGGCCCGGACCGGCCGGGCGGGACCATCGGCTCGCTGATGCGGGAGCACATGCGCGCGATGCTTTCGGACGATCCGGACATCGCGCTCCCGGCGCTCACGGCGTTCAGCCGCGACATGGTGACCCGGCCGATCCCCGGTACCCAGGCCCAAGCCCTGCTCGGCGCTTCTCTCAGCGTGCCGCCCGCGGTGCGGTCCGCCCTCTTCCGGCGGAACATCGGCAGTGAAGAAGTGCTGGCCACGGTCGACAAGCCGGCCCTGGTCCTGCACGGCTCGAGCGATCGGGTGATCGACGCCGCGGCGATGAAGTACGCCGTCGGGAAGATTCCGGGGGCCACCGGACGTTGGTTCCTTGGCGGGGGTCATGCGCCCTTCGCCGAGACCGCGGACGAGTTCGACGCGGTGCTCCGGCAGTTCGCCGAGGAATGCTGA
- the mshA gene encoding D-inositol-3-phosphate glycosyltransferase — MTSSIRGFRAAPRRVAVLSVHTSPLEQPGTGDAGGMNVYVSQTATEMARRGVEIEVFTRATASDQPPKVELAPGVTVRHVQAGPFEPLSRDELPAQLCAFTSGVLRTEAFHEPGYYDLIHSHYWLSGQVGWLARDRWSVPLVHTAHTLAKVKNAALAEGDKPEPRLRVIGEEQVVAEADRLVANTPVEARQLIDLYGAEPHAVHAVPPGVDLERFTPGPKNLARAELGLPDDAVVLAFAGRIQPLKAPDVLLYAAEALLRRRPELASKLIVLIVGGPSGTGLEQPQALRELAVSLGIERQVRFLPPQPGEALARVFRAADVVAVPSYNESFGLVALEAQACGTPVVAADVGGLPMAVPHGVSGLLVPGHGADEWADALAAIALRPDRCAELGANAALHARHFSWRRTTDALLDIYAQATSAFSRALELRAEVAV, encoded by the coding sequence GTGACCAGCTCCATCCGGGGGTTCCGTGCTGCGCCGCGCCGGGTAGCGGTGCTGTCCGTGCACACTTCGCCGCTCGAACAGCCAGGGACCGGCGACGCGGGCGGGATGAACGTCTACGTCAGCCAGACGGCGACCGAGATGGCCCGCCGCGGGGTCGAGATCGAGGTGTTCACCCGCGCGACGGCGTCGGACCAGCCGCCGAAGGTCGAGCTGGCGCCGGGCGTGACCGTCCGGCACGTGCAGGCGGGGCCCTTCGAGCCGCTGAGCCGCGACGAGCTGCCCGCGCAGCTGTGCGCGTTCACCTCCGGCGTGCTGCGCACCGAGGCGTTCCACGAGCCCGGCTACTACGACCTCATCCACTCGCACTACTGGCTCTCGGGCCAGGTCGGCTGGCTCGCCCGCGACCGCTGGTCCGTGCCGCTGGTGCACACCGCGCACACCCTGGCGAAGGTGAAGAACGCCGCGCTCGCCGAGGGTGACAAGCCCGAGCCGCGCCTGCGCGTGATCGGCGAGGAGCAGGTCGTCGCGGAGGCGGACAGGCTGGTCGCCAACACCCCGGTCGAAGCGCGGCAGCTCATCGACCTCTACGGCGCCGAGCCGCACGCGGTGCACGCCGTGCCGCCGGGTGTCGACCTCGAACGCTTCACCCCCGGGCCGAAGAACCTCGCACGCGCCGAGCTCGGGCTGCCCGACGACGCCGTCGTGCTGGCGTTCGCCGGCCGGATCCAGCCGCTGAAGGCGCCGGACGTCCTGCTGTACGCCGCCGAAGCGCTGCTGCGACGGCGGCCCGAACTGGCGTCGAAGCTGATCGTGCTGATCGTCGGCGGGCCGTCCGGCACCGGGCTGGAGCAGCCGCAGGCGCTGCGCGAACTCGCCGTGTCGCTCGGCATCGAGCGGCAGGTCCGGTTCCTGCCGCCGCAGCCGGGCGAGGCGCTCGCCCGGGTCTTCCGCGCCGCCGACGTCGTCGCGGTGCCCAGCTACAACGAGTCGTTCGGGCTGGTCGCGCTGGAGGCGCAGGCCTGCGGGACGCCGGTGGTCGCCGCCGACGTCGGCGGGTTGCCGATGGCGGTGCCGCACGGCGTCTCCGGGCTGCTGGTGCCGGGGCACGGCGCCGACGAGTGGGCGGACGCGCTGGCCGCGATCGCGCTGCGCCCCGACCGGTGCGCCGAGCTCGGCGCCAACGCCGCCCTGCACGCGCGGCACTTCTCCTGGCGTCGTACGACGGACGCGCTGCTCGACATCTATGCTCAGGCCACCAGCGCGTTCTCCCGCGCCCTGGAGCTGCGCGCGGAGGTGGCGGTGTGA